A region from the Streptomyces tsukubensis genome encodes:
- the cobC gene encoding Rv2231c family pyridoxal phosphate-dependent protein CobC, which translates to MHTPTDPFDLRHHGDAEMRDAAAGLTDLAVNVRTGTPPPWLRERITDSLVSLAAYPDGRAARTAVAERHGLPSRRVLLTAGAAEAFVLIARVAGELGVRRPLVVHPQFTEPEAALRDAGFAVSRLLLREAEGFALDPSAVPDDADLVVIGNPTNPTSVLHPASAIAALARPGRLLVVDEAFMDAVPDEAETLADRTDVPGLIVLRSLTKTWGLAGLRVGYVLAEPETVDALERAQPLWPVSTPALAAAEACMDPAALKEAEQAARQIAVERAHLLAGLAEFEEVRVVAAAEASFVLLHVRHGAAVRERLRRLGFATRRGDTFPGLGPEWIRIAVRDRVTTNRFLQALDQALAMVGA; encoded by the coding sequence ATGCACACGCCCACTGACCCTTTCGACCTGCGCCACCACGGTGACGCGGAGATGCGGGACGCCGCCGCGGGCCTGACCGACCTCGCGGTGAACGTGCGCACCGGCACTCCGCCCCCGTGGCTGCGCGAACGCATCACGGATTCCCTGGTGTCCCTGGCCGCCTATCCGGACGGCCGGGCCGCTCGCACCGCCGTCGCCGAACGGCACGGCCTGCCGTCCCGGCGGGTTCTGCTGACGGCCGGGGCCGCGGAGGCGTTCGTCCTGATCGCCCGGGTCGCCGGGGAGTTGGGCGTACGGCGTCCTCTGGTCGTGCATCCTCAGTTCACCGAGCCGGAGGCGGCGCTGCGGGACGCCGGGTTCGCGGTGTCCCGGCTGCTGCTGCGCGAAGCGGAGGGCTTCGCACTCGACCCGTCGGCGGTGCCGGACGACGCCGACCTGGTGGTGATCGGCAATCCGACGAACCCGACGTCCGTGCTGCACCCGGCGTCCGCGATCGCCGCGCTGGCCCGTCCGGGGCGGCTGCTGGTGGTGGACGAGGCGTTCATGGACGCGGTTCCGGACGAGGCCGAGACTCTCGCGGACCGTACCGACGTCCCCGGGCTGATCGTGCTGCGCAGCCTCACCAAGACCTGGGGGCTGGCGGGGCTGCGGGTCGGCTACGTCCTCGCGGAACCGGAGACGGTGGACGCGCTGGAGCGGGCGCAGCCGTTGTGGCCGGTGTCGACCCCTGCGCTCGCGGCGGCCGAGGCGTGCATGGACCCCGCGGCGCTGAAGGAGGCCGAACAGGCGGCCCGGCAGATCGCGGTCGAGCGGGCCCATCTGCTGGCCGGGCTCGCGGAGTTCGAGGAGGTCAGGGTGGTGGCCGCGGCGGAGGCGTCGTTCGTGCTGCTGCATGTGCGCCACGGTGCGGCGGTACGGGAGCGGCTGCGGCGGCTGGGGTTCGCCACCCGGCGGGGAGATACGTTCCCCGGGCTCGGGCCGGAGTGGATCCGGATCGCCGTCCGGGACCGGGTGACCACGAACCGGTTCCTCCAGGCCCTGGACCAGGCACTGGCGATGGTCGGCGCCTGA
- a CDS encoding ZIP family metal transporter, with protein MAVFVALGAFLMTLFGGWAAHRVTDRRHLVLGLAGGLMLGVVGLDLLPEALAAAGTPVFGVPQALLLFVGGFLTAHLVERLLAARSAAHGAADSGTGALPAPGTEADPAPGGRPRVPQVGLTAAAAMVGHSLMDGIAIGAAFQVGEAMGLTVALAVIAHDFADGFNTYTLTSAYGNTRTKAVAMLFADACAPVVGAASTLLFTIPVEALGSYLGFFGGALLYLAAAEILPEAHHTHPARSTLLCTVGGAGFIWLVVGLAE; from the coding sequence ATGGCGGTGTTCGTCGCGCTCGGCGCGTTCCTGATGACGCTGTTCGGAGGCTGGGCGGCCCATCGCGTCACCGACCGCCGCCACCTCGTGCTGGGGCTGGCGGGCGGGCTGATGCTCGGGGTCGTCGGCCTGGACCTGCTGCCGGAGGCCCTGGCCGCGGCCGGGACCCCCGTCTTCGGCGTACCGCAGGCGCTGCTGCTCTTCGTGGGCGGCTTTCTGACCGCGCATCTGGTGGAACGTCTCCTCGCGGCACGGAGCGCCGCGCACGGCGCGGCCGACTCCGGCACAGGCGCGCTCCCCGCCCCCGGAACCGAAGCGGACCCGGCACCGGGCGGCCGGCCACGGGTACCGCAGGTGGGGCTCACGGCAGCCGCCGCGATGGTCGGGCACAGCCTGATGGACGGCATCGCGATCGGCGCCGCCTTCCAGGTCGGGGAGGCGATGGGACTGACCGTCGCGCTCGCGGTCATCGCCCATGACTTCGCCGACGGCTTCAACACGTACACGCTGACCAGCGCCTACGGGAACACCCGGACCAAGGCAGTCGCGATGCTGTTCGCGGACGCCTGCGCACCCGTCGTCGGAGCCGCGTCGACCCTGCTGTTCACCATCCCGGTGGAGGCGCTCGGCTCCTACCTCGGCTTCTTCGGCGGCGCGCTGCTGTATCTCGCCGCCGCGGAGATCCTGCCGGAGGCACACCACACCCACCCCGCGCGCTCCACCCTGCTCTGCACGGTCGGCGGCGCCGGTTTCATCTGGCTGGTGGTCGGCCTCGCCGAGTGA
- the cobO gene encoding cob(I)yrinic acid a,c-diamide adenosyltransferase has protein sequence MPQGQPSVVPDDGLTTRQRRNRPLVFVHTGPGKGKSTAAFGLALRAWNQGWPIGVFQFVKSAKWKVGEERALTVLGASGEGGTVDWHKMGTGWSWVQRDRQLSNEEAAREGWEQVKRDLARETYRLYVLDEFAYPMHWGWVDPAEVVEVLRDRPGNQHVVITGRNAPAELVDYADLVTEMGKVKHPMDTGQKGQRGIEW, from the coding sequence ATGCCGCAGGGACAGCCGTCCGTCGTTCCCGACGACGGGCTCACCACTCGCCAGCGCCGTAACCGGCCCCTGGTCTTCGTCCACACGGGACCGGGCAAGGGCAAGTCGACGGCCGCGTTCGGGCTCGCGCTGCGGGCCTGGAACCAGGGCTGGCCGATCGGGGTGTTCCAGTTCGTCAAGTCGGCCAAGTGGAAGGTCGGCGAGGAGCGTGCGCTGACGGTCCTCGGGGCGTCCGGGGAGGGCGGCACGGTCGACTGGCACAAGATGGGCACGGGCTGGTCGTGGGTCCAGCGGGACCGGCAGCTCAGCAACGAGGAAGCGGCCCGTGAGGGCTGGGAGCAGGTCAAGCGGGACCTGGCGCGGGAGACGTACCGGCTGTACGTCCTGGACGAGTTCGCCTATCCGATGCACTGGGGGTGGGTGGATCCCGCGGAGGTGGTCGAGGTGCTGCGGGACCGGCCCGGCAACCAGCATGTGGTGATCACCGGTCGCAACGCCCCCGCGGAACTGGTCGACTATGCCGATCTGGTCACCGAGATGGGCAAGGTCAAGCACCCGATGGACACGGGTCAGAAGGGGCAGCGGGGCATCGAGTGGTAG
- a CDS encoding cobyrinate a,c-diamide synthase — MVARLVVAAPSSGSGKTTVATGLMAAFAGAGLAVSPHKVGPDYIDPGYHALATGRPGRNLDAYLCGPELVEPLFRHGAEGCDLAVVEGVMGLYDGASGLGELASTAQVAKLLRAPVVLVVDASSQSRSVAALAHGFISFDPEVRIGGIILNKVGSPRHEELLRDALEAVGVPVLGALPRGASVATPSRHLGLVPTAERTTEAVEAVAAMAALVREHCDLPGLLALARSAPALSAPAWSPVPQQRTGVVSGVLSGVASGAEPTALPRARGRVSPDLTGAVPGGAGAAGPAAGGPARASRAGRAAGTGPVVAVAGGVAFTFGYTEHTELLRAYGAEVVTFDPVRDTALPEGTAGIVIGGGFPEVYAEALSANEPMRRAVAEFARGGGPVAAECAGLLYLTRSLDGLPMCGVLGADARMTQRLTLGYREAVAVGDSVLAAAGTRIRGHEFHRTVVEPGTGASPAWGLLRPERRTEGFVHLGVHASYLHTHWAAVPAVAARFVERCAR; from the coding sequence GTGGTAGCACGTCTCGTCGTCGCGGCCCCCTCGTCGGGCAGCGGCAAGACCACGGTGGCGACCGGGCTGATGGCCGCGTTCGCCGGGGCCGGGCTCGCGGTCTCGCCGCACAAGGTCGGTCCCGACTACATCGACCCCGGGTACCACGCCCTGGCCACCGGCCGGCCGGGCCGCAACCTCGACGCCTATCTGTGCGGCCCCGAGCTGGTCGAGCCGCTGTTCCGGCATGGCGCGGAGGGCTGCGATCTGGCCGTCGTGGAAGGCGTGATGGGCCTGTACGACGGGGCGTCGGGGCTCGGTGAGCTGGCGTCCACGGCCCAGGTCGCCAAGTTGCTGCGGGCGCCGGTGGTGCTGGTGGTGGACGCGTCCTCGCAGTCCCGGTCGGTGGCGGCGCTGGCGCACGGGTTCATCTCCTTCGACCCGGAGGTGCGGATCGGCGGGATCATCCTGAACAAGGTCGGCTCCCCGCGCCACGAGGAACTCCTGCGGGATGCGCTGGAGGCGGTGGGGGTGCCGGTGCTCGGGGCGCTGCCGCGGGGTGCCTCGGTGGCGACGCCGTCGCGGCATCTGGGCCTGGTGCCGACGGCGGAGCGCACCACGGAGGCCGTGGAGGCGGTGGCGGCCATGGCGGCCCTGGTGCGGGAGCACTGCGATCTGCCCGGGCTGCTGGCGCTGGCGCGTTCGGCCCCGGCGCTGAGCGCTCCGGCGTGGAGTCCGGTGCCGCAGCAGCGGACCGGGGTGGTTTCCGGGGTGCTCTCCGGAGTGGCTTCGGGGGCGGAGCCGACCGCGCTCCCCCGGGCCCGCGGCCGGGTCTCGCCCGATCTCACGGGCGCGGTGCCGGGCGGTGCGGGGGCCGCAGGACCCGCCGCGGGCGGCCCGGCGAGGGCGAGCCGCGCGGGGCGGGCAGCGGGGACCGGACCGGTGGTCGCGGTCGCGGGAGGTGTGGCGTTCACCTTCGGGTACACGGAGCACACGGAGCTGCTGCGGGCGTACGGCGCCGAGGTCGTCACGTTCGACCCGGTACGGGACACCGCGCTGCCCGAGGGCACTGCGGGCATCGTCATCGGCGGCGGGTTCCCCGAGGTGTACGCGGAGGCGCTGTCCGCGAACGAGCCGATGCGCCGGGCGGTCGCGGAGTTCGCCCGCGGCGGGGGGCCGGTCGCCGCCGAATGCGCGGGGCTGCTGTATCTGACGCGGTCCCTCGACGGGCTGCCGATGTGCGGTGTGCTCGGCGCCGATGCGCGGATGACGCAGCGGCTGACGCTCGGCTACCGGGAAGCGGTCGCCGTCGGAGACAGTGTGCTGGCCGCCGCGGGGACCCGGATCCGGGGGCACGAGTTCCACCGGACCGTGGTCGAGCCGGGTACGGGTGCTTCGCCCGCCTGGGGGCTGCTCAGGCCCGAACGGCGGACCGAGGGGTTCGTGCACCTCGGGGTGCACGCGAGCTACCTCCACACGCACTGGGCAGCCGTGCCGGCCGTCGCCGCCCGGTTTGTGGAGAGGTGCGCCCGGTGA